From Quercus lobata isolate SW786 chromosome 11, ValleyOak3.0 Primary Assembly, whole genome shotgun sequence:
ACCAAAACCAAAAGGTTCTTCTATTGTTTCTcagccatctctctctctctctctctctctctcgcactattttatttatttttgttgtttagatCTCTCTTTTGATTATAGATCGCTTAGGCTTTTGATTGTTCTTCAGGATCTAAGTGCTTTTGTTTCTGAGGACTGTAAGGTAAGCTAAAGAGGAGCTCTGGACTAATATGAGGTACCCTTTAATCTCTTTTTGATAGTattaatttctcttttgaaGTTCTAATTCTAATCAAAATTGCTAAATTGGGAATTGGGTGATTTTGGATTCTAACCGAATAGACTTACAAGTCTCTCTAATCTGATACTGCTATACTATTATATCAAAAGAAGTAAAGCTGGAAGTTAGGTCATGCTTTGGagtggaaaaaaaagagaagggtttttattttattttattgtattcatgAATCATAAACCTATTAAATGGTATTGATAAAGATAATTTCTAAGACCAACCCATTTCCTAGAAACCGCTTTGCAGAAATACCCTGtagttgtttttaattttttttggggtattaGCCTAGTTAGCCCACCTGTGGCAGAATCATGTAGTTTCGTTTTTTctgataattcgatagttggggAAGGGGGGATTTGAACTCTGGATGTATCCATTGGAAACATTGGGAGGTGCCAACCAGTTGAGCCACAAGGCTCTTTGAAGCTTGTAGTGAGTTTCATGTTAGTGCAAAATCTGAAATACGGCAATACTATTAAAACATTGTTTACCTTGGGAATCTGATTTATGCTTTTTCTGTGGACAAGTGCTGGGTTTAGGCCTCTTTCATTGTATAACATGCTACTTTTGGTGTGTAACCCAGCTTTGCATATAGAAAAACCTTGCTCTAGCTACGTTGGCTATACTTGTCTTTCCTCGCCAATATATTCTCTAATAAATGGGGAtgcttttatttgtaaaatcaatttaattcgTTTAATCAATGAAGTGGCTaagcaattattattataattagaCCCGTAATGCAAACAACAGGATATTAGAAACCTTCTAATTATGATTCAATCATTGCTGACTCTAGTCTTAAGTGTTATGCAAACTATGGGGTTCAGCctaatcctttttcttttgataccATGTTGCCACCATATGGTTCATAAGTTATAACAACCAGTTTTGGTGGGTCTAGAATTAACACATCTTCCATAACTTCCAACTTCGTTAGGGTTTATGTTTAATTGGTATGTACACTTGGGGGTTTTTGAACAAACACTATCATTGAATGATGGGGAGCATAAGTGGAAGTCCACTTTAAAGACCTATAAGAGGGAAAGCGTTTGTTTGGAGCCTTAGGCGCCCCTATAAGAAGTTGACATGTGTCCCTGTCATGTGCATTTCACATGACAGGGACACATACCATCTTCCTATTGGGGGTTGAAGCCTAGTGatccaaacatgtttgaagcCAAACTTTGCCCATATAAGAGACAAGGGAAAGCTGGTTCTAGTGCTCAAGCTTTAATTTGGGAAGTTTTAGATGATGGAGAGCTCTCTTGGGACCTTGCCTAGTCATTTTAAAGTTGAATCAAGTctaattttattacttatttgcTGCTGGATCAGTTTTAATTTAAGCTCTACTAGAATaagggcaatttggtaatttacaGAAATCTGGAATGGGCTGTCCTTGGCTGTACCAAAGGCCATgagtcttattttatgttttgagtccttttcttatttgatttagAAGTTATTTAAgtcctttttgtttgttatttaatCCTAGTCATTCTAAGAACCCTTCTAGGAAAGGGTTTAGTAATAGCCTATTTAAAGGCTTTATTGTATTCATAGTGACATTGATTCTAATAAATTTCAAGCAGTTTATTTTAAGCTTTGAGGGTGTGCTAGCCTTCTTCTACCTAAGTGTGATTGCTTGGGAAAGCCTAGGTATTTGCCTAGTGTTTTATTTATCTTGTTTTCAGTTCTATGCCCTGTTTCATCCCCAACAGCCATCAAGATTCAATCTTTTCTAACCTAAAACTCTTAAATATCAATCCTTATTCAAGAACCTGTTAAGAACTCATCAAGAAATCCATTGTAGTTCTGAATTCTTAAAGATTCTACATCATCAAGGTACTTAGGACTGGTGTGTCAATGCAGATTTGGGTTGAACATGTcaactttctttctctctatagGATTTGTTTACTTTAATGGCTTGCAATTTCTGCATCGGTTATTCAGCATCTTTATTCCAATTCAATCTTTTCTGACCTAAAACATCGGCTATTCAGCATCTTTATTCCAATTCAATCTTTTCTGACCTAAAACATCTGCTATTCAGCATCTTTATTCCAATTATCTGGTTGTTTTGCGTGGAAATTTTGTAGTAAGGTTAGTAGATGATTTGTGGTGAAGAAACATAAATGTAATGATGAATAAATGTTCTCTTCTGTTACATTGCCATAAAATTCTTATATTCAACATTCACTTTCTAAATTTGTAATGCAAATGCAAGGAATGTTCAAGATCTTGGTTCAGTGTGAGGCTGATGTTTTGCTGGCTGCACCATTCTAGAGCTATAATGTAGCATGATTTACATCATTTTGACCAAAGTGGATATCCCTGAGAAGTTAGCctttttggtaaaaattttCATGGGCATAGGTCACAAAGTTTTGCCTTCCTGAATAGCATACCATATTCTGTGATGTGCATATTGCAATGCAGACCATCATTGTCTTAGCTTTAactattaattatttgaatGAGGCTTAAGCCTTTTGTTTCATATGAGAATTATGATTATCAGAGATGAATGGGGTTGGTTGTGACGTCTAATCTAGGCCTATCATAACATGCTTGATTTCTCAATCTTCTTCCATACAAATGGATATATTTTCCCTATACTGTGGAGTTGGTGAAGTCTGTTTGCCATCagctttttcatttatttttttagcttaTATGCTTATGTATGACTTTTTAAGCCACAATTTTTCTAGGTACAACCATATTTTAACTAACATTCAGAAAAAACCAAGTAAGCTGGTACGAAGTAGTCTCTTGGTGTGCTTGATGAGGATCTAGGATTAAATGAACAAGAACATATAACCCttcagttttggttttttgCCAGATTTTGCCCACGTTAACATGTAGAATTCAGTTTAGACATTGCTGGTTCAGTAGCAATGAAATTTAAGATCTTGGGGTGGCCAGCATCATTTTACCTTGACATGCACTAGTGCTGCCTAGGACTGTTGTTTAATTACATTTTCTGATGTGCAGGAacctttgattttattttataggtcAATGATGGCTAATCTGAATGCATCAACATCAATAGCGTCTTCAGAATCCTCTGAACAAAAGGCCACACATATGGCGGATTCAAACATGAGCATGCTTCCACCTTCTTTAAGCCATCAAAGTCGAAGTGCCTCAGATGGTCCTGTCGCTATCCTGTGGGACATTGAGAATTGCCCTGTTCCAAGTGATGTCCGCCCTGAAGATGTAGGTGGTAATATTAGAATGGCTTTGCGGGTTCACCCTGTAATTAAAGGAGCTGTTATGATGTTTTCTGCCTATGGAGATTTTAATGCCTTTCCCAGGAGACTCAGAGAGGGCTGTCAGAGAACTGGTGTCAAACTAATAGATGTTCCAAATGGGAGAAAGGATGCTGCTGACAAGGCTATCTTGGTTGACATGTTTCTCTTTGCCCTTGACAACCCTCCACCTTCTTCCATCATGTTAATCTCTGGTGATGTAGATTTCGCTCCTGCACTTCACATACTTGGCCAACGTGGATATACCGTGATCCTTGTTATCCCTTCTGGGGTTGGCGTTTCATCTGCCCTCTGTAATGCTGGTAAGTTTGTTTGGGACTGGCCTAGTGTGGCTCGTGGAGAAGGCTTTGTACCCCCAACAAAGTATTTAATGCCCCCTCGTGGAGCAGTAGCTGACATTGCTGGGTCTCTTATGGGATGCCAAATCAATGAGAACCCCGAAGgccaaaatgaagaagaagcaatCGTATATAGGGGGTTCTCACAAAACTATTACAATTCAAGGGATCTATCAATAGTGTCACAATCTTTAACTGAATACAACAGTAATTCTTCAATGTTGCCATTTTATCCTACAACTTTGAGGTCACTGAGTCTTCCTTCTGGTTTGAATGAAGTTTCAGGAGGTGTTGTTTCTTCCGGTGATCAGATAGAATCTACTTTGTGGGTACAGCCTGGAGACCTAAATGGTCTGAAGGGCCAGTTGGTAAAAATGCTGGAACTTTCAGGGGGATGCCTGCCTCTGATCCGAGTTCCAGCCGAGTACCAGAAGTTTTTTGGGCGGCCTCTTTATGTAGCAGAGTATGGGGCATTCAAGCTTGTAAATCTTTTCAAGAAGATGAGTGACTCACTTTTTGTAGAGGGGAAAGGCCATAAGAAGTTTGTATATCTACGAAATTGGAAGGCAGGCCCTAGTGCACCTCCTTTGATTTTGACTAGGAAGGATAAGAAAGGAAAAGGGACCCAGGAAGAGAGTATGGATATTGTTACAGGTGGTGGCTCTTCAGATGAGTTCTCAGATGAAGAGAGAGTGGTCATAGAAGAAAATGATGTGAGCAGGAGCCAAGGAAATACTAATCAGGGAACAGCAGCTCGTCAAGAAATTGATGATCATGGTCTTGAGCAGTTCAAGCATGAGTTGCAAGAG
This genomic window contains:
- the LOC115968297 gene encoding uncharacterized protein LOC115968297 isoform X2 is translated as MMANLNASTSIASSESSEQKATHMADSNMSMLPPSLSHQSRSASDGPVAILWDIENCPVPSDVRPEDVGGNIRMALRVHPVIKGAVMMFSAYGDFNAFPRRLREGCQRTGVKLIDVPNGRKDAADKAILVDMFLFALDNPPPSSIMLISGDVDFAPALHILGQRGYTVILVIPSGVGVSSALCNAGKFVWDWPSVARGEGFVPPTKYLMPPRGAVADIAGSLMGCQINENPEGQNEEEAIVYRGFSQNYYNSRDLSIVSQSLTEYNSNSSMLPFYPTTLRSLSLPSGLNEVSGGVVSSGDQIESTLWVQPGDLNGLKGQLVKMLELSGGCLPLIRVPAEYQKFFGRPLYVAEYGAFKLVNLFKKMSDSLFVEGKGHKKFVYLRNWKAGPSAPPLILTRKDKKGKGTQEESMDIVTGGGSSDEFSDEERVVIEENDVSRSQGNTNQGTAARQEIDDHGLEQFKHELQEILVSYSCRIFLGCFEAIYEQRYKKPLEYQRFGVDRLECLLEKLGDVVVLHEEPLTKRKFLAAVGG
- the LOC115968297 gene encoding uncharacterized protein LOC115968297 isoform X1, translating into MRSMMANLNASTSIASSESSEQKATHMADSNMSMLPPSLSHQSRSASDGPVAILWDIENCPVPSDVRPEDVGGNIRMALRVHPVIKGAVMMFSAYGDFNAFPRRLREGCQRTGVKLIDVPNGRKDAADKAILVDMFLFALDNPPPSSIMLISGDVDFAPALHILGQRGYTVILVIPSGVGVSSALCNAGKFVWDWPSVARGEGFVPPTKYLMPPRGAVADIAGSLMGCQINENPEGQNEEEAIVYRGFSQNYYNSRDLSIVSQSLTEYNSNSSMLPFYPTTLRSLSLPSGLNEVSGGVVSSGDQIESTLWVQPGDLNGLKGQLVKMLELSGGCLPLIRVPAEYQKFFGRPLYVAEYGAFKLVNLFKKMSDSLFVEGKGHKKFVYLRNWKAGPSAPPLILTRKDKKGKGTQEESMDIVTGGGSSDEFSDEERVVIEENDVSRSQGNTNQGTAARQEIDDHGLEQFKHELQEILVSYSCRIFLGCFEAIYEQRYKKPLEYQRFGVDRLECLLEKLGDVVVLHEEPLTKRKFLAAVGG